A region of Vigna radiata var. radiata cultivar VC1973A chromosome 10, Vradiata_ver6, whole genome shotgun sequence DNA encodes the following proteins:
- the LOC106774620 gene encoding protein TIFY 5A codes for MRRNCNLELALFPPSDSGPLHHPSRVQDATEISPLDHHHRQEHQQQPLTIFYDGKICVADVTELQAKSILMLANGKLEERMRTGSGSEASSPTVLQSPNQLYSPGSGLSMRKSLQRFLLKRKNRVQEASPYHH; via the exons ATGAGGAGAAACTGCAACTTGGAACTTGCCCTTTTCCCTCCCTCCGATTCTGGCCCTCTCCACCATCCCAGCAG GGTTCAAGACGCTACGGAGATCAGTCCGCTCGATCACCATCACCGCCAGGAACACCAACAACAACCACTCACAATTTTCTACGATGGCAAGATTTGTGTTGCAGATGTCACCGAGCTTCAG GCTAAATCTATTTTAATGCTTGCAAATGGAAaattggaagaaagaatgaggaCTGGAAGTGGGTCAGAAGCATCTTCTCCAACAGTTTTGCAATCTCCTAATCAATTGTATAGTCCTGGCAGTGGCCTTTCTATGAGAAAATCGTTGCAACGCTTCCTTCTCAAGAGAAAGAATCGGGTTCAAGAAGCTTCTCCATACCATCACTAG